Proteins found in one Exiguobacterium sp. Helios genomic segment:
- a CDS encoding ComEC/Rec2 family competence protein: MKRTWMGASLALASVGLLVGPLQSAEAATPKIKVHYIDVGQGDAIYIKMPSGEDIVMDGGNKGKGDALVAYLKKQKVGDIEMLISTHPDADHIGGLDEVLDSFKVKSVYAPKVKHTTQAYKDFLLAVKREKLTIKTAKVGVSLPVKGVKAQFVGPVKDYANSDLNNWSAVLHVAYKKNTFLFTGDAELKSEQDMIAKKKTLRADVLKVGHHGAKTSTSATFLKYVKPKYAVISVGKNAYGHPTNEVVTNLKRAKATMLRTDKSGTIVFEGNGSSYTIKKSK, from the coding sequence ATGAAGAGAACATGGATGGGTGCAAGTCTAGCACTCGCAAGTGTGGGCTTATTGGTAGGACCGTTACAGAGTGCAGAGGCCGCGACGCCAAAAATCAAAGTCCACTATATCGATGTCGGACAGGGCGATGCGATCTACATCAAGATGCCGAGTGGTGAGGATATTGTCATGGATGGTGGGAACAAAGGGAAAGGCGATGCACTCGTCGCCTATCTGAAGAAGCAGAAGGTTGGTGACATCGAGATGCTGATCTCGACGCATCCGGATGCGGATCATATCGGTGGACTCGATGAGGTCCTTGACTCGTTCAAGGTCAAGAGTGTCTATGCTCCGAAGGTCAAACACACGACGCAAGCTTACAAAGACTTTTTGCTGGCTGTCAAACGCGAGAAGCTGACGATCAAGACAGCGAAAGTAGGAGTCTCGCTTCCTGTCAAAGGCGTGAAAGCGCAGTTCGTCGGACCGGTCAAGGACTATGCGAACAGTGATCTGAACAACTGGAGTGCTGTTCTACATGTCGCTTATAAGAAGAATACTTTCCTGTTCACGGGAGATGCAGAATTGAAGTCGGAACAGGACATGATCGCGAAGAAGAAGACGCTGCGTGCGGACGTCCTCAAGGTCGGGCATCATGGGGCGAAGACATCGACGAGTGCAACGTTCCTCAAATACGTCAAACCGAAGTATGCTGTCATCAGTGTCGGAAAGAATGCTTACGGACATCCGACGAACGAAGTCGTGACGAACTTGAAGCGTGCGAAGGCGACTATGCTGCGGACCGATAAGAGTGGCACGATCGTCTTCGAAGGGAACGGGTCGTCCTACACGATCAAGAAGTCGAAATGA
- a CDS encoding DUF3006 domain-containing protein, with translation MTKRKGIIDRIEGKWVVVEFEDGMRDILISRFPMTVESGDVIWIDEYGHIEKDDRERQRLSDEIDELMEELWED, from the coding sequence ATGACGAAGCGAAAAGGGATCATCGATCGCATTGAAGGAAAGTGGGTCGTCGTCGAGTTCGAAGATGGAATGCGAGACATCCTGATTTCTCGCTTCCCCATGACGGTGGAATCCGGCGATGTCATCTGGATCGATGAGTACGGTCATATTGAAAAGGATGATCGCGAACGGCAGCGACTGTCAGACGAAATCGATGAGTTGATGGAAGAACTGTGGGAAGACTAA
- a CDS encoding GtrA family protein gives MMTFLRFLLVGVLNTLVGLTITLLCYHFIGTGYWGATAIGNACGVWISYLLNRRFTFRQESGGWSYWFRFLIVVLVSYFLAYRISLIGVHYFFPNLQETVAILIGMVLYTGLNFLGQSYWVFDKSITD, from the coding sequence ATGATGACATTTCTTCGTTTCTTATTGGTAGGTGTCTTAAATACCCTGGTCGGACTCACCATAACTTTGTTGTGCTATCATTTCATAGGCACTGGCTACTGGGGAGCAACAGCTATTGGTAATGCGTGTGGTGTATGGATTAGTTATCTGCTCAATCGACGATTCACCTTCCGTCAAGAATCAGGAGGTTGGTCCTATTGGTTCCGCTTTTTGATTGTCGTGCTCGTGAGTTATTTTTTAGCATATCGGATTAGCTTGATTGGTGTACACTACTTCTTTCCAAACCTCCAGGAAACAGTAGCAATTTTGATTGGCATGGTCTTATATACCGGGCTCAACTTTTTAGGTCAGTCTTATTGGGTCTTTGATAAGTCAATTACTGACTAA
- a CDS encoding SAR2788 family putative toxin, with amino-acid sequence MNKWFIKILLTVFMISTLITPTGYASAENTNSSLPTDEITSLQTDKDNIELEDENRPFESSKIEDGTSYNVDVEEEFGIHNENFEMAVTESSQQMSVVSQLQTKQNEMSSEFFVDLETGEMYVTESIIDEENNTRNKIYDFIFSEIDGEEFKATLIDRESKETYEINTIDAKASAIPVLAIVVQMGARWAIKKYGQRALISAFGKYALSNAIKNVAKLTVKSKHLKSNTGKWAKFNTNSQSTAKSWIKEAMQKVSVSNFEINNNEKLSFRFDVGMGKKVGTKGETKIRVIIGYDGKIWSAFPVK; translated from the coding sequence ATGAATAAATGGTTTATCAAAATTTTATTGACTGTCTTTATGATTAGTACATTGATTACGCCTACTGGATACGCGTCTGCAGAAAATACGAATTCTTCGCTACCAACGGATGAGATCACTTCATTGCAAACAGACAAGGACAATATTGAATTAGAAGATGAAAATCGTCCTTTTGAATCTTCGAAAATAGAAGATGGGACAAGTTATAACGTTGATGTCGAAGAAGAATTCGGCATTCATAATGAAAATTTTGAGATGGCAGTCACCGAATCTTCTCAACAAATGAGTGTTGTATCACAGTTACAAACCAAACAAAATGAAATGTCTTCTGAGTTTTTTGTAGATCTTGAAACAGGAGAAATGTATGTAACCGAGTCAATTATCGATGAGGAAAATAATACGCGTAATAAAATCTATGATTTTATTTTTAGTGAAATTGATGGAGAAGAGTTTAAAGCCACTTTAATTGATAGAGAGAGCAAAGAAACGTATGAGATTAATACGATTGACGCTAAAGCATCTGCCATCCCCGTTTTAGCAATAGTTGTTCAAATGGGAGCGCGATGGGCAATTAAAAAATATGGACAACGTGCATTAATTAGCGCTTTTGGAAAGTATGCTTTAAGTAATGCAATAAAAAATGTCGCGAAATTAACAGTGAAAAGTAAGCATCTAAAAAGCAATACTGGAAAATGGGCTAAATTTAATACGAATAGCCAAAGTACAGCAAAGTCATGGATAAAAGAAGCGATGCAAAAGGTTTCCGTTTCAAATTTTGAAATTAATAATAATGAAAAATTATCCTTTAGGTTTGATGTTGGTATGGGAAAAAAGGTTGGGACAAAAGGCGAAACAAAAATCCGAGTGATTATAGGATATGACGGTAAAATATGGTCAGCATTCCCGGTCAAATAA
- a CDS encoding S8 family serine peptidase yields MSIILFIENQSESDKKNSDINWAETITGHDTRSHSNPVKIAILDSGVNQNHEALKKVNVKEYNAFSEKEETVSDEFGHGTAIAGLITGQSKEFRGVLTDAILYDVKVLNEAGEGKLKNVIAGIEWSIEQEVDIINISFGFNKNYEVLHKAINSALKNNIVVVAAAGNNMGLSVDYPANYENVISIGSIDKSLKVDESSTITGADYFAPGVNVISTSIDGGYKTYTGSSFATAYATGILASIMSNNSIQHTKLSSSSLKPYIIHADTKGNENVKILTLNKKVLEEFK; encoded by the coding sequence ATGTCTATTATTCTTTTTATAGAAAACCAATCTGAAAGTGATAAAAAGAACAGCGACATTAACTGGGCTGAGACAATAACTGGTCATGATACACGTAGTCATTCCAATCCTGTCAAAATTGCGATTCTCGATAGCGGAGTAAATCAAAACCATGAAGCACTCAAGAAAGTAAACGTGAAAGAATATAACGCGTTTAGCGAAAAAGAAGAAACGGTTTCTGATGAATTCGGACACGGAACTGCTATTGCTGGTCTGATTACTGGTCAAAGTAAAGAGTTCCGCGGTGTACTTACTGATGCCATTCTATATGACGTTAAGGTATTAAACGAAGCAGGTGAGGGCAAATTAAAAAATGTGATCGCAGGGATAGAATGGAGCATTGAACAGGAAGTCGATATTATTAATATTAGCTTCGGCTTTAACAAGAATTATGAAGTACTACATAAAGCAATCAACAGCGCGTTAAAAAATAATATAGTTGTTGTTGCAGCAGCTGGAAATAACATGGGATTATCAGTAGATTACCCTGCTAATTATGAGAATGTGATTTCTATTGGTTCGATTGATAAATCTTTAAAGGTCGACGAATCTTCTACGATTACTGGAGCAGACTACTTTGCTCCTGGCGTAAATGTAATCTCTACTTCAATTGATGGTGGGTACAAAACATATACAGGATCATCTTTTGCTACGGCTTATGCGACAGGAATACTGGCATCCATCATGTCGAATAATTCAATACAACATACAAAACTATCATCAAGTTCATTGAAGCCTTACATTATTCATGCAGATACGAAAGGTAATGAAAACGTTAAGATCCTAACTCTGAATAAAAAAGTACTGGAGGAATTTAAATGA
- a CDS encoding glycosyltransferase family 2 protein produces the protein MTTKDNTPTLGVIIPCYNEKDVLQLTIEALCRFFEEWQAKKLIAKDSFVLFVDDGSSDDTWEQIERVHAQDSRFRGLKLAHNVGHQNALFAGLVEGHTVADCVVSMDADLQDDVSVIEQFLARFAEGNDIVYGVREDRQSDSWFKRTTAQGFYRFIDWLGVETVYNHADYRLMSKRAVETLCAHPERNLFLRGIVPSLGFQATEVTYTRHERQAGESKYPLRKMIALAWDGVTSFSVRPIKLLFLLSLFMLIVSVGFVGYALYQRYEGETMDGWTSLMMSIWFIGGLQLFGIGLIGEYIGKIYQEVKRRPRYVVEKIRE, from the coding sequence ATGACGACAAAAGATAATACGCCGACATTAGGAGTCATCATTCCTTGCTATAACGAAAAAGATGTTTTGCAACTGACGATTGAAGCGTTGTGTCGTTTCTTCGAGGAATGGCAAGCAAAAAAACTGATTGCAAAAGATTCCTTCGTCCTGTTTGTCGACGATGGAAGCAGTGACGATACATGGGAGCAAATCGAACGTGTGCACGCACAGGACTCGCGCTTCCGGGGTCTCAAGCTCGCACATAACGTGGGACATCAGAATGCACTGTTCGCAGGGCTTGTTGAAGGGCATACAGTAGCTGACTGTGTCGTATCAATGGATGCCGATCTCCAGGATGATGTAAGTGTAATTGAGCAATTTTTAGCCCGTTTCGCAGAAGGAAACGATATCGTTTACGGAGTTCGTGAAGACCGTCAAAGTGACAGTTGGTTTAAGCGGACTACCGCACAAGGGTTTTATCGTTTCATTGATTGGCTTGGTGTAGAGACAGTCTATAATCATGCCGACTACCGTCTCATGAGCAAACGAGCTGTCGAGACACTCTGTGCTCACCCAGAAAGGAATCTATTCTTACGGGGAATTGTCCCGTCGCTTGGTTTTCAGGCAACGGAGGTAACCTATACCCGGCACGAGCGACAAGCCGGGGAATCCAAGTATCCGTTGCGGAAGATGATCGCACTCGCTTGGGATGGGGTAACATCGTTTAGCGTCCGACCGATTAAACTGTTGTTCTTACTGTCACTCTTCATGCTCATCGTGTCAGTCGGGTTTGTGGGCTACGCTTTATACCAACGTTATGAGGGGGAGACGATGGACGGGTGGACCTCATTGATGATGTCAATCTGGTTCATTGGTGGGCTTCAGCTGTTCGGCATTGGACTGATTGGAGAATACATCGGAAAAATCTATCAGGAAGTCAAGCGGCGCCCGCGGTATGTCGTTGAGAAAATACGAGAATGA
- a CDS encoding DUF5067 domain-containing protein, whose amino-acid sequence MNKLGQTVVIVGLGLLLVGCGTEEAAQDTPKKAANPTEKVEMAQTKKEDVYFKDDTLKIDMATVKILSAEVLEPSKEYFREKPQLVFTYETTNDSKEPLNGMTTWIACFEATQEGTDTINKLEVGMTPQEEKYASYLEHQLDDIKPGGTAKGIMAYDIDDPKAVVTLKATQGMAGKELGEKKIELK is encoded by the coding sequence ATGAATAAGTTAGGACAAACGGTCGTGATTGTTGGGCTAGGGTTATTACTCGTTGGATGTGGGACAGAAGAAGCAGCACAAGATACACCTAAGAAGGCGGCAAATCCGACCGAAAAAGTCGAGATGGCGCAAACGAAAAAAGAGGATGTTTATTTCAAGGATGATACTCTGAAAATCGACATGGCGACAGTCAAGATCCTCTCGGCAGAAGTGCTTGAACCCAGTAAGGAGTACTTCCGCGAGAAGCCACAACTCGTCTTCACATACGAGACGACAAATGATAGTAAGGAACCATTGAATGGAATGACCACATGGATTGCCTGCTTCGAAGCGACACAAGAAGGAACCGATACGATCAATAAGTTAGAGGTAGGCATGACGCCACAAGAAGAGAAGTATGCCTCTTATTTAGAACATCAGCTCGATGACATCAAACCAGGTGGTACCGCGAAGGGAATCATGGCTTACGACATCGATGATCCAAAAGCGGTCGTCACATTGAAAGCGACTCAAGGAATGGCGGGAAAAGAATTAGGTGAAAAAAAGATTGAATTGAAATAA